CCAGCATCTTCTGCGATTTTGATGAAGAGCGCAATGAACTGTCCCGCCGCCTTTGGCTAGATCTGCAAACCAAGTCCCCCTCCCTCACAGGGCAGCAAATCTTAATTATTGGCGATACTCCTCATGACATTCTTTGCGGCCAAGCGATTGGTGCTCATACTGCTGCCGTTGCCACCGGCCAATACGCAACAAACGAGTTGATTTCCTTCAAGCCTTCCGCAGTCTACAAGCAGCTTCCTGAGCCGGAAATACTCTTTGCCCCGCTGCAAAATTAGAAGAGAACGCTACTCAGCGTAACCGAGAAAAGCCCGAGAATAAGGATTGAACAAGAGTCACGGAAGGCCGCGCAGAGGGTTACGCTAGGAATGCTTGTATTTGAAACTTTTATTGGAGTAAGCCTGTTCGCAAACAAAAAAGCAATTCCATTACGCCTTTTGGCAAACGGAATTGCTTTTTCTTTACTATACATTTCACAAATCACACCAAGAGTATTCAGAATCCCGCAACCCTTAGTTTTCTCCTCCGGTTACTCCGCTTCTCTTGTTCGGTCCCCTGTTTCTACTCACCGCACGGTTCCCAAGAAAACACATCGCGTTCCGACTGGGCAGCCATTACTTCCACATTCCATTTCCCAGCTACAGACTGTGCTTGTAAATACTGAGCCAATTTCCCTACCATCAACTTTTCCGTACCAAAATGGCCTGCGTCAAGCAGCGCCACGCCGCTGTTTTGAGCCTGCTGCGCCTCGTGATACTTTATGTCTCCGGTTATCAGCACATCAGCGCCGCGAAAAGCCGCTTTACCGATTAAGCTAGCACCGGCGCCGCCGCAAACGGCTACCTTATGGATGCTTCTTTGCGAATCCCCTACCAACCTCACGCCCGGTAAATCAAGCTTCTTTGCCACCTGTCGTGCCAGCTCCGACAACGTCATCTTTCCTTGCAGCAAGCCAATACGACCTAACCCGCCTTCACGACGCTCATTAGCTAGAGAGTATAAATCATAGGCAACTTCTTCATAAGGATGGCTGCGCAACATGGCTCGCAATACTCGCCCGGAAATACGCTGCGGCAAAATGGTTTCCAAACGAATCTCCTGCGTTCTTTCTAGTTCTCCCTGTTTCCCTCTATAAGGATTAGTTCCTTCCAAAGGCAAGAACGTTCCTTCTCCAGCGCTTTGAAAGCTGCAATGACTGTAGCGACCAATATGACCCGCTCCAGCGCGAGCCAGCGCGTCTCGCACCATTTCAACTGCTTCAACTGGCACAAAGACGACTAATTTAAGCAGTTTTTCTTCCGGTCCCGCTTGTAAAACATCCACATTCTGCAACTCGAGCGCTTCCGCCAGCCAATCGTTCAAGCCGCCTGTCGCGTAATCGAGATTGGTATGCGCTGCGATAAGAGCCACATTGTCCCGCAAAAATTGTTGTAGCAAATTTCCTGGAAAACGATCAGTATATATCTGCTCCAGCGGTTTAAAAATAAACGGATGATGTGCTACAACCAAATCGGCCCCAACTTCCTTTGCTTCCGCTGCCACGGCTGCGTTTACATCTAAGGCCACCAAAATACGCCGTATCTCTTGCGCCCCCTGGCCAAGCTGCAAGCCGACGTGATCCCATTCTTCCGCTAAACGCCGCGGCGCCAATTGTTCTAGCGACTCCATTACTACCTGCAATTTTACAGACATTTTCGTTTCTCCTCCATCGCAGCAATTCGTCCGCAAAGCTCCCTATACCGCTGCGTATTGACAGCCGCCTTGCTTTTTCCCATCTCTGTGGCAACACTGTGCGCATGTTCGAGTCGTTCGTCCAACAGCCTAGCTAGCAGTGGATGTTGTTTTTGCCACAACAGCGGACCTATCTCAAATAAAATATCTTCGTGCATTTTCGCCACATGTCCCGGCTCCGCCACTAGGAACTCATAGAGCCGCCCCTCTTCTTCTAGTAGCTCCTCCTTTACTACTACAAAATTATGGCACCCTAGCCAGCGGCGCAACGCGCCAGAACCAATCATCGGCTGCAAAATAAGTCTCTTAACGCCAGGCATCACCGCCGGCTGCGCCTCAAAAATTTGAATCATAGTAGTGGCCCCCATGCCGGCCAAGATCAACACGTCTGCTTCCTCTGGCTGCAACACCGCCAAGCCATCACCATGGCGCACCGAAATAACTTCAGAAAATCCGGCTTCTGCAACCGCTTCGCGAGCCGTTTCAAAAGGACCTTTATGCACATCGCCAGCTATAGCACGTAAACACCGTCCTGTACCAACAAGATATAATGGTAGTAGCGCATGATCTGTACCAATATCTGCCGGGACGCTGCCTGTGGGAACTTCCTCCGCCAGCGCCTGCAGACGTTTACTCAATATAGGAATGCTCATGATCTTCCTCCTAAATAATAAACCCGCAGCCTTTAGACTGCGGGTTTATTATATCACGCTCTACCTCTAATCAGGAAACCTTTTCCGCCTCCACTGACGGCACCTGTGACTTCATTCGGTACACAACTTCATTGACGACAACGTAGATAAACGTATTGATCGTCAGCGCCACAAAACCGGCATTTAAATGAATGCTTCCTAACGTAAAGGGATCCATTTTGTTCAAAATCAAGGTAAATACCAGTAATTCTCCTATCAGCAAGCCAGCGATAGCGCCTTCTTTCGACGCCTTGCGCCAGAACAAGCCAAAAACGATCATCGGGAAAAATTGTGTTACTCCCGAATAACCGGTCAAAAGTAAATTGACCAACATGTTTGGCAGAAAAATAGCCAACATCAAAGCGATCCCCGTAAGAAGCAGGACCACAAAGCGCGCCACGCGTCCAGTCTCATTGGGACTCATGTTTTTACCAGCAGTCTTACCGTAAATATTACGTGAAACCAACATCGAAGTGGAAAGAATCAAGTCTGCCGCAGGAATCATGCAAGCCAATGCGCCTGCTCCGCCTACAAGCCCTAGCACCCAACCGGGGAACAGATTTTGCACCACTGCCATAAAAGCCATATCCGGCACCTTCAAGGCAGGCTCCAAAACCAACAAGGCTGTAAAACCAACAAGCATGGGGAATAATAGACAGTATTGGTATAAAGGCAGATATACCGCATTGTGGCGAAGAACTTCCGGAGACCTCGCACTGAACGTATTGGCGGAAAAATGAGGCCACATGTAAAAGCCCAAGCTAGTTACTACCAAAGTCGACATAGCCCAGGTTACGTCTAAATTAGGAGTTCCTCCCGGCAAGGATAAAAATCCGGGCTTGGCCGTATCTAAGGCTTCAAACATGCCGCCGACGCTGCCGAAATAATGGTACGGCAAGTACAAACCGAAAAAGACTACCGCCACCATCATAATGGTATCCTTAATAACGGCCGTAGAGGCAACTCCCTTCAAACCGCTTACATACACAAAAGTCGCTACAAGAGAAAAAGCAATCAACATGGCCGGAACCCTGGTAATCTGTCCGTAGGAACAAGTTTCAATAATAAGTCCTAAGCCGGTCAGCTGTAATTGCAGATACGGCAGTAAAAAAGCAACCCCCACTAAAGCAGTCCCAAACGCTAATTTTTCACTTTTATATAAGTGCGCAATTAAATCCGGCTGTGTCAAAAGTTTGTTGGCATGACCGACTTCGCAAATTTTAGGCAACACATGGTAACCAACCACGTAGGCCAAGCCACCATAACCTAAAATATAGAAAATCGGACCGCCTTTAGCGTAGGCCCAACCGCTGGCGCCTAGAAAAGCAAAAGCTGTATAAATCTCTCCCGCTAGCACAAACCAATTCAGCCAGCGACCGAAACTACGTCCACCAACTGCCCACTCTTCGAGATTTAGCTTGTTTTTCATGCCGGGAACCATACCGATAATGAAAACCAGCCCCAACATAATGGCAATCACCACTAAAGAAGTAACTTCATTCGTCATCGCAGATCCCCCCTTTCTTCTCGTCCCTTATCAAGATGGTACAAAACACTCAGGCAGAGAAACGCAATAAATACGCCAGCAACCAGCCAGAAAGCCAGAAAAGGCAGGCCCATTACCAACGGTTTAACTCGATTGGCAAAAGGCAAAAAAGCAATAGTCCAGATGAACGGTATGAGGGTCAGCAGCACTCTAAGCCATTTCATAGACATTCTCCTTTCATGCATACAGGCTTATATCGTGAACAGAGTCGCCTCTGCTGTGTTTATTTTTTCCCTAATTTCCAAATAGTCCTTAGCATAATCTCCACACCTTTCGGCAGTACTTCTTCGTCTAAATCAAAGCGTGGATGATGATGCGGGTATACGCTGCCTGCAGCTTCATTGCCGATTCCCAAAAAGAAGAAGGCTCCTTTGGTTTTTTCCAGGTAGTGCGAAAAATCTTCCGCTCCCAACACCGGCGGCATATCAAACAGTCCATCTTCGCCAAGCGCTTCTTTAGAAGCTTGCGCCACAACGCTGGCAACTTCGGGATTATTGATCACGGGCGGATAGCCTTTAATAATATCTACCTTGCATTGCGCCCCCATCGTATTGGCAATGCCGCAGCTCATCCGCCGGATATGTTCATGAATCGCATTTCTCACTTCATCTTCAAAGGTTCGCACCGTTCCTTTAATAAGCGCCGTATCGGGAATTATATTGAACGCATCGCCTGATTTGAAAATCCCTACCGAAACAACGCCATGTTCCATGGGATTTACCAAGCTGGACGTGATGGTCTTTAACGCATTGATGATCTGCGCGCCAATCCAGATTGGATCTACTGTTTGCTGTGGCAGAGATCCATGACCGCCGCGGCCTTGAATCTCAATGGAAAATTCATCCGGCGCCGCCATCATCGCCTCTGGTAAAACAAGCACCTTACCACTGGGAACATCTTTCCAGACATGCGTTCCTAATACATAATCTACGCCATCCAGAGCGCCTGCGGCAATCATAGGCGCTGCGCCCCCTGGCAGTTGCTCTTCACTAGGTTGAAACAAAAGCCGTACCGTTCCGAACAGTTCTGCCCGCAACGCTACCAGCGTTTTTGCCAAACCTAACAGCATAGCCATATGTCCGTCATGACCGCAAGCATGGCTAACACCTGCTTTAGTAGAACGATAAGGCTTATCTAATTCGTCCTGCAACAGCAGCGCGTCCATGTCAGCGCGCACAGCAATTGTTTTCCCAGGTAAAGCCCCCTTGATATCGGCAACAATCCCGGTTCCTGCTATTTTATTAGGCTGCAATCCCCATTCTGTTAATAAAGCCATTATCTTTTTCTGCGTTTCAAACTCTTTGCAGCTCAATTCCGGATTTTTCCGAAACTCCCGACGCCACGCAATAATTTCTTCTTTTTGTTTCAATACGACCGCTTCAAAATCCATTTTCCATCCACTCCTCAAAATTACGCTTTCTGTGCAGACGTCTCTTTACAAGTAGTTTCACTCAATAGTGTTTATCCGACAAAACAACGCAACAAATATAAACAAAGTATACTAGAAATGAACTTTCGCCACAATGCGCATTCTCTTCCTTAATTCCTACCGAAGCAGTGTACATCTGTTGCAAGCAGCTACAGAGGGGCTTTTTTTCCTTTTTCTCTCTGTAATACTTACATATCCGCTACTTTAAAGAATACATTACTACGAAAATGCTAAAATAATAAAACACAAAGGCGCGTCTCCTTTACAAGAAAACGCGCCTTTGTGTTTTATTGAAATTACACTATACAATTTGGTGACCCGTAAGGGAATCGAACCCTTGTTCCCGCCGTGAAAGGGCGGTGTCTTAACCGCTTGACCAACGGGCCATTTCTAGTGGTGGGCCCACCTGGGATCGAACCAGGGACCGGCCGGTTATGAGCCGGCTGCTCTACCGCTGAGCTATAGGCCCTAATGAAGTAGAAAACAGGTTTTCCCGAAAGAGAAAGCCTGTTCATTATGCTAAAATGGCTCCTCGAGTAGGACTCGAACCTACAACCCCGCGGTTAACAGCCGCGTGCTCTACCGATTGAGCTATCGAGGAATGCTATCGACGTAACACATTATAATTCAGGAAGCCCTGTCTGTCAAGGCCCTAACCGGCTTTACTCCAGAAAATCCTTCAGCTTCTTGCTCCGGCTAGGATGACGCAACTTCCGCAATGCTTTAGCTTCAATCTGGCGAATACGTTCGCGGGTAACGCCAAAATGTTGTCCCACCTCTTCCAAGGTGCGGGCCCGTCCATCATCTAGGCCAAACCGAAGACGCAATACTTTCTCTTCACGCGGCGTCAATGTTTCCAGTACTTCTTCCAGCTGTTCCTTTAGAAGCATAAACGATGCTGCTTCTGCCGGCGCCGGAGCGTCCTGGTCCTCGATAAAATCTCCTAAATGAGAGTCTTCTTCTTCCCCAATCGGAGTTTCCAGCGAAACAGGTTCTTGGGCTATTTTCATAATCTCCCGTACTCGCTCTACGCTGATTTCCATTTCCTTAGCAATCTCTTCTGGCAAAGGCTCCCGTCCCAAATCCTGCAGCAAGTGCCGCGACACGCGAATTAGTTTATTAATGGTTTCTACCATGTGCACAGGAATACGAATGGTACGAGCCTGATCAGCAATGGCCCTAGTAATAGCCTGACGAATCCACCAAGTCGCATAGGTGCTGAACTTATACCCTTTATTGTAGTCGAATTTTTCGACCGCTTTAATCAGTCCCAAGTTGCCTTCTTGAATCAAATCCAAAAACAACATCCCGCGGCCAACGTAACGCTTGGCAATACTGACAACAAGACGTAAATTAGCCTCAGCCAGCCGCCGTTTCGCCTCTTCGTCCCCTTGCTCCATCCGTTTAGCCAAAGCAATTTCGTCATCCGCCGTCAGCAGCGGCACCCGGCCAATTTCCTTTAAATACATCCTGACCGGATCGTCAATACTAATTCCCTCGGGAATGGACAGATCAATGTCCACTTCCTCATGCTGCTCATTATTGGTATCTGCATCTTCAGCAGGTTCAGCTTCCGCTATTTCATCGACAATCTCGATGCCTTTGTTGGAGAAAGACTCATACATATCGTCCATTTCGTCAGCCGAAAGCTCTTGCTTTTGCAGGCTATCCATGATTTCTCCATAAGACAGGACGCCGCCTCGTTTTTCGCCTCGCTCCAACAACGAATCCATTTGCACTTCTGGACGTACTTTTTTCTCTGTCATTGCCTTGTCTCCCTCCTCCCACACAAATCATCGGGTTGACTATCGTGTGAACGCATTTGCATGCAATTGATCAATCTCATGTTTAATTCGCTGACTTTCTGCTAATTCCTGCAAAAAGCGGCTATCCCCCAAACGTTCTAATTCATCAGCCCTCAGGCGATGTTGCTCATACCTGCGGCGCAAGCCCGCAATATGCATGGTACGGATGCAATCGTCGACAAACGCAATGCGGTCTCCTTCCGGCAAAGGCTGTAAGGCAATACCGGAAATAAGACTTTGTTGCTTTTCCTGCAACGAATAAAGCCAGCGTTGCAAGCTTCCTTCTCCTTGCCGTTGCTGCATATAAAGACCGGAAAACAATTCCCGCCAAATAGTATCTTCCAGTTCCTCCTCTGGCAGTTGCGCTTCGACATAAGAAATCAGCGATTCCTCTTCTAAGATAAACCGCAATAGCAACCGCAAAGCCTCCTGCTCCGCATTTCGACTTTGCTTGTTAACTACAATGGCCCTTCCGGCTCTTCTTGACGAATTTCCTGAGAGCTTTTTTACTTCCGCACGAATGGCGGTCTCATCAATTTCCAGCATTTCCGCCAACTTACGAATATACGCGTCTGCCTCAACCGCACTGTCTGCTGTTGCCAACAGCGGAGCCATTTCAGATACCACAGCCACTTTGCCTGCCAATGTTCCTGTATCTTGTTTACGCAGCGCATAACGCAGATGAAATTCCAGAAGGGGCAGAGCATCCTGCAACAACTGTTTAAATTCATCAGTGCCATGCCGTCGTAAAAAATCGTCAGGATCTTTACCGTCAGGCAAAACAACTACTTTCAAGACCGCTCCGCAGTCTCTAACCGTATGCAAAGCCCGCAAAATAGCTTCTTGCCCTGCATTATCGCTATCATAAGCAAAAAGCATTTCCGTTGTTACTCTAGCTAATTGCTTAGCCTGTTGCGGGGTAAAAGCAGTCCCCAGCGAAGCCACTACTTGAGAAAAGCCCGCCTGGTGCGCTGCAATCGCGTCCATATATCCTTCGACAACCACTGCTTGTTTTCCTTGCTTAATTGTAGGTGCTGCCAAATGATATGCATATAAGACATGGCGTTTGTTAAACAATGTCGTTTCAGGAGAATTCAAGTATTTAGGATGACTATCATCCAAAACACGACCGCCAAAACCAATCACGCGCCCTTGATAATCCCAAATCGGGAACATCAAGCGATTACGAAAGCGGTCATAGAGCCCGCCTCGGGGGCGTTCCTGAGCCAACCCAGCTTCCAGTAAAGAGGCTTCCGTAACGCCACGCCGCGCAAGAGCGCCGACGAGTTTATCCCATTGCGGCGGCGCAAAACCCAGTTGAAACGTTTCTATCGTCTCTTCCGTAATGCCGCGGCGCTTTAAATACTCGCGCGCTTCCTTGCCGTAGTTTGTCTTAGTCAGGCAAGAGTGGAAAAAGTCCCGCGCCAGCATGTTCGCCTGAAACTGCGCTTGCCGCGCCCTCTCTCGTTCCAACTCTTGCGGCGAGCGTTCCTGCTCCGGCATCGGTATGTGCAACTTCTCAGCTAATAGTTTCACCGCTTCTGGGAACGTAATGTTTTCCACTTTCATTAGAAACTGAAAAACGTCGCCACCGGATTGACAGCCAAAGCAGAAAAAAAAGCCTTTATCTTCGGACACTGAAAAAGAAGGAGTTTTTTCCTGATGGAACGGACAGCAACCCCAATGATTACGTCCCTTGCGTTTCAGCGGCACATAATCAGAGACAACACTGACGATGTTGCTTTCCGAGCGCAGACGTTCCAAAAAGCCTTCCCGTACAGCATCTCTCATGAATTCTCACTACCTATTTCTTAATTTTTCTTTAAAATACCGGTCATCCATGCCGGTTTGTTAGTATTCTACATCTCCAACCATATTCCTGCCGAAAAGATACATTCACAAAAAAACAGTTTTTTCTTTCGATTCAAACAGCTGTTTTTACACTAAGCAAGGCTTAGTACATCTGCGATTTATCGGTCACAGCCATGACCCCAGCGCACAGGAATGAAACATCGTTCAAATAGGTGAATGGCATACTGGTCGGTCAAGCCGGCAATATAATCCACCACCGTAGTCTCTCGGCCCCACTTCTCCTCTCGTTCCTGGAACTCCAAGGGAAGTTGATCCGGATGCTTCAAAAAGAAAGCAAAGAGGTTTTGGATGATGTACTGGCCTTTTTTTCGTTCTTCCTCCAACGGAGATGCCCGATAAATCCGTGCAAACATAAACGCTCGAAACTCATCCATAGCCTGTTGAACCGTTGGGGAAAAGCCGATCTTCCTCTTACCTTGCGACTGATCAATCATATCGGTCACCATAACGGTAATCATATCCGATGTTTTGTTTCCTAAATGTGTTTTTACAAAGCCAGGCAAATCCTGGGGCTGCACCATGCCTGCCCGAATACCGTCGTCATAGTCGTGACACAAATACGCCACCCGATCTCCCCGTCTCACAATGCCGCCTTCCAGCGTCAAGGGCTCCTCGGCGCCGGTATGGTGCAAAATTCCGTCACGTACTTCCCCCGTCAAATTCAAGCCTTGTCCATTCCGCTCTAAATGATCTACAACGCGCAAGCTTTGCTCATTATGGTGAAAATGTCCAACCAAGTCGCGCAAAGCCTCTTCGCCTGCATGACCAAACGGCGTGTGACCTACATCGTGCCCTAAGGCAATCGCTTCCACCAAATCTTCATTTAAAGCAAGGCCTCTGGCAATCGTTCGTGAAATCTGAGCGACTTCGAGGCTATGGGTCATACGCATACGATAGTGGTCTTCTGGAGCGATATAAACCTGCGTCTTATGCTTCAAACGGCGAAACGATTTACTATGAATAATCCGATCTCGATCTCGCTGAAAGGCGGTACGAATCGGGCATTCCTCCTCGGGCCGTTGTCGAACTGCCGTTTGACTATAACTTGCATGAGACGCCAAAATCTTTCGTTCCAATTCCTCACTGCGCTCGCGAAGCTTCATCATGCCGTCCCTCCTCCTTGCCTTCCTCTTGTGCTATAATAAAAGAAAGTAGGCTTTTGCTTGTAAAATAAGAAAGGAAGGTTATACTATGAAATCAAAACACATTTTAGCAAGTCTTCTTGCTTGCTTTCTAGTTCTTGTTTCGGTAACACCGGTAGTTTCGGCAGCGTTCCCTGCCATTCAAGCCGACCAGCAGTATTTCGACATCAAAAGCGGTTTGCATGTATTAAAAGGAAATGTGACGATCAGCCATAGCGGGCGTGTTGTCACCGCTGGCGAAGCACGCACAAACATGTTAGAGGTCTGGGCCTCAGACAATGTCACCTTTACGCAAGATGATATTACTTTCCGCGGCGACTCCGTCTATGTCAACATTCCCAACAACACGGCAAAAATCACCGGCAATGTTAGTTACAGCGACAATGCCACAAGCATACAAGCGCAACAAGTAGAATACGACTGGAATTCTAAAATTGCCACATTTACTGGTCAAGTCAAAATAGTGCAAAACGGCACGACTTCTTCACAAGAACAAGCTCGCTACCATGTAATTGAGCACACTTTGCTTTAAGCAAGATATCCTATTCAATTCACCACAAACGCTGACCTAAAATATCTATCTCTCTATATTAATTATGCTTCCCATCGCTAATTCCCTGCTACTCTACAAAAAGAGACCAAAAATAAGGTCTCTTTTTCTTTGTTCACAACACAAAAAAAGACCGAGATAGAACAAAATACCACCAAGGATAACTCTTGTTGAAAAGTGAATTTTCGAACTAATGGTTTGTTTCACTTTTAGTAAGAGGAAAGAGGAGGTCGTGTTGTGAACAAAGTAATGATTTCCCCTGGTCGCTATGTCCAAGGCAGCGGCGCTGTTACCCAATTGGGCCAACATGTAAAGTTGCTGGGGTCTACAGCCATGGTCATTGGCGGAAAAAGAGGCCTGTCCAGCGTACAGGATGCGGTGCACGCCAGTTTCGAAGCAGAAGACATAGGCTGCCACTTTGAAGTATTTCAAGGAGAATGTTCCCGTGAAGAAATCCAACGTTTAAGTGATATTG
This genomic window from uncultured Anaeromusa sp. contains:
- a CDS encoding Nif3-like dinuclear metal center hexameric protein, with the translated sequence MSVKLQVVMESLEQLAPRRLAEEWDHVGLQLGQGAQEIRRILVALDVNAAVAAEAKEVGADLVVAHHPFIFKPLEQIYTDRFPGNLLQQFLRDNVALIAAHTNLDYATGGLNDWLAEALELQNVDVLQAGPEEKLLKLVVFVPVEAVEMVRDALARAGAGHIGRYSHCSFQSAGEGTFLPLEGTNPYRGKQGELERTQEIRLETILPQRISGRVLRAMLRSHPYEEVAYDLYSLANERREGGLGRIGLLQGKMTLSELARQVAKKLDLPGVRLVGDSQRSIHKVAVCGGAGASLIGKAAFRGADVLITGDIKYHEAQQAQNSGVALLDAGHFGTEKLMVGKLAQYLQAQSVAGKWNVEVMAAQSERDVFSWEPCGE
- a CDS encoding class I SAM-dependent methyltransferase; its protein translation is MSIPILSKRLQALAEEVPTGSVPADIGTDHALLPLYLVGTGRCLRAIAGDVHKGPFETAREAVAEAGFSEVISVRHGDGLAVLQPEEADVLILAGMGATTMIQIFEAQPAVMPGVKRLILQPMIGSGALRRWLGCHNFVVVKEELLEEEGRLYEFLVAEPGHVAKMHEDILFEIGPLLWQKQHPLLARLLDERLEHAHSVATEMGKSKAAVNTQRYRELCGRIAAMEEKRKCL
- a CDS encoding sodium:solute symporter family protein; translation: MTNEVTSLVVIAIMLGLVFIIGMVPGMKNKLNLEEWAVGGRSFGRWLNWFVLAGEIYTAFAFLGASGWAYAKGGPIFYILGYGGLAYVVGYHVLPKICEVGHANKLLTQPDLIAHLYKSEKLAFGTALVGVAFLLPYLQLQLTGLGLIIETCSYGQITRVPAMLIAFSLVATFVYVSGLKGVASTAVIKDTIMMVAVVFFGLYLPYHYFGSVGGMFEALDTAKPGFLSLPGGTPNLDVTWAMSTLVVTSLGFYMWPHFSANTFSARSPEVLRHNAVYLPLYQYCLLFPMLVGFTALLVLEPALKVPDMAFMAVVQNLFPGWVLGLVGGAGALACMIPAADLILSTSMLVSRNIYGKTAGKNMSPNETGRVARFVVLLLTGIALMLAIFLPNMLVNLLLTGYSGVTQFFPMIVFGLFWRKASKEGAIAGLLIGELLVFTLILNKMDPFTLGSIHLNAGFVALTINTFIYVVVNEVVYRMKSQVPSVEAEKVS
- a CDS encoding DUF3311 domain-containing protein, whose translation is MKWLRVLLTLIPFIWTIAFLPFANRVKPLVMGLPFLAFWLVAGVFIAFLCLSVLYHLDKGREERGDLR
- a CDS encoding amidohydrolase, with product MDFEAVVLKQKEEIIAWRREFRKNPELSCKEFETQKKIMALLTEWGLQPNKIAGTGIVADIKGALPGKTIAVRADMDALLLQDELDKPYRSTKAGVSHACGHDGHMAMLLGLAKTLVALRAELFGTVRLLFQPSEEQLPGGAAPMIAAGALDGVDYVLGTHVWKDVPSGKVLVLPEAMMAAPDEFSIEIQGRGGHGSLPQQTVDPIWIGAQIINALKTITSSLVNPMEHGVVSVGIFKSGDAFNIIPDTALIKGTVRTFEDEVRNAIHEHIRRMSCGIANTMGAQCKVDIIKGYPPVINNPEVASVVAQASKEALGEDGLFDMPPVLGAEDFSHYLEKTKGAFFFLGIGNEAAGSVYPHHHPRFDLDEEVLPKGVEIMLRTIWKLGKK
- the rpoD gene encoding RNA polymerase sigma factor RpoD — encoded protein: MTEKKVRPEVQMDSLLERGEKRGGVLSYGEIMDSLQKQELSADEMDDMYESFSNKGIEIVDEIAEAEPAEDADTNNEQHEEVDIDLSIPEGISIDDPVRMYLKEIGRVPLLTADDEIALAKRMEQGDEEAKRRLAEANLRLVVSIAKRYVGRGMLFLDLIQEGNLGLIKAVEKFDYNKGYKFSTYATWWIRQAITRAIADQARTIRIPVHMVETINKLIRVSRHLLQDLGREPLPEEIAKEMEISVERVREIMKIAQEPVSLETPIGEEEDSHLGDFIEDQDAPAPAEAASFMLLKEQLEEVLETLTPREEKVLRLRFGLDDGRARTLEEVGQHFGVTRERIRQIEAKALRKLRHPSRSKKLKDFLE
- the dnaG gene encoding DNA primase, producing MRDAVREGFLERLRSESNIVSVVSDYVPLKRKGRNHWGCCPFHQEKTPSFSVSEDKGFFFCFGCQSGGDVFQFLMKVENITFPEAVKLLAEKLHIPMPEQERSPQELERERARQAQFQANMLARDFFHSCLTKTNYGKEAREYLKRRGITEETIETFQLGFAPPQWDKLVGALARRGVTEASLLEAGLAQERPRGGLYDRFRNRLMFPIWDYQGRVIGFGGRVLDDSHPKYLNSPETTLFNKRHVLYAYHLAAPTIKQGKQAVVVEGYMDAIAAHQAGFSQVVASLGTAFTPQQAKQLARVTTEMLFAYDSDNAGQEAILRALHTVRDCGAVLKVVVLPDGKDPDDFLRRHGTDEFKQLLQDALPLLEFHLRYALRKQDTGTLAGKVAVVSEMAPLLATADSAVEADAYIRKLAEMLEIDETAIRAEVKKLSGNSSRRAGRAIVVNKQSRNAEQEALRLLLRFILEEESLISYVEAQLPEEELEDTIWRELFSGLYMQQRQGEGSLQRWLYSLQEKQQSLISGIALQPLPEGDRIAFVDDCIRTMHIAGLRRRYEQHRLRADELERLGDSRFLQELAESQRIKHEIDQLHANAFTR
- a CDS encoding deoxyguanosinetriphosphate triphosphohydrolase, whose protein sequence is MKLRERSEELERKILASHASYSQTAVRQRPEEECPIRTAFQRDRDRIIHSKSFRRLKHKTQVYIAPEDHYRMRMTHSLEVAQISRTIARGLALNEDLVEAIALGHDVGHTPFGHAGEEALRDLVGHFHHNEQSLRVVDHLERNGQGLNLTGEVRDGILHHTGAEEPLTLEGGIVRRGDRVAYLCHDYDDGIRAGMVQPQDLPGFVKTHLGNKTSDMITVMVTDMIDQSQGKRKIGFSPTVQQAMDEFRAFMFARIYRASPLEEERKKGQYIIQNLFAFFLKHPDQLPLEFQEREEKWGRETTVVDYIAGLTDQYAIHLFERCFIPVRWGHGCDR
- a CDS encoding OstA-like protein, encoding MKSKHILASLLACFLVLVSVTPVVSAAFPAIQADQQYFDIKSGLHVLKGNVTISHSGRVVTAGEARTNMLEVWASDNVTFTQDDITFRGDSVYVNIPNNTAKITGNVSYSDNATSIQAQQVEYDWNSKIATFTGQVKIVQNGTTSSQEQARYHVIEHTLL